From a single Nostoc edaphicum CCNP1411 genomic region:
- a CDS encoding TIGR04255 family protein, which translates to MTRRQYSNPPIEEAICEFRFAPGQAWNFTIPGLFYEKVRDLYTGEPQQQSLITTEFKFGRMPPAKPEITVTQELPKFLFPSADAAKLVGVGPDALSIHSLRPYEGWDEFSYRIDQAFQFYLEVAKPVGITRISLRYINRIVISPDEAVDLSEYFNIYPQFPDSLPSNISGFVTRTESIYEDIPIRLVITLSDAEPPSEQVVFILDLDISQTWIEKPLSLEEVLSNLYELKSREGQAFESLITDRTRELFNVK; encoded by the coding sequence ATGACACGCCGTCAGTATAGTAATCCACCAATAGAAGAGGCAATCTGTGAGTTTCGCTTTGCTCCTGGACAAGCATGGAATTTTACAATACCAGGCTTATTCTATGAAAAAGTAAGAGATTTATACACAGGTGAGCCACAGCAGCAAAGCTTAATAACAACGGAATTTAAATTTGGGCGAATGCCGCCTGCAAAGCCTGAGATTACGGTAACACAAGAACTGCCCAAGTTTTTGTTCCCTTCCGCCGATGCTGCCAAATTAGTAGGTGTGGGGCCTGATGCACTGAGCATCCATAGCCTTCGCCCTTATGAAGGCTGGGATGAATTTAGTTACAGAATTGATCAGGCATTCCAATTTTATTTAGAAGTTGCTAAACCTGTTGGCATAACCCGTATTTCTCTTCGCTACATAAATCGAATAGTTATTTCACCTGATGAGGCAGTTGACCTTAGTGAGTATTTCAATATATATCCTCAATTCCCGGATAGCCTTCCAAGCAACATATCAGGATTTGTGACGCGAACTGAATCAATTTATGAAGATATTCCAATTAGGCTAGTGATAACCTTATCAGATGCCGAACCACCATCGGAACAAGTTGTATTTATACTTGATTTGGACATTTCTCAAACCTGGATAGAAAAGCCTTTATCCCTTGAAGAAGTGCTTTCTAATTTATATGAATTAAAGAGTAGAGAAGGACAAGCCTTTGAGAGTTTGATTACTGATCGCACAAGGGAGTTATTCAATGTCAAGTAA
- the ruvC gene encoding crossover junction endodeoxyribonuclease RuvC, whose amino-acid sequence MEKRILGLDPGLAILGFGAISCIQNPKKVQETTVNMLDFGVIKTSADVEMGLRLCTLFDDLHTVMEEFQPDLVAIEKLFFYRMSSTILVAQARGIVILVLGQRRLPYVEFTPAQIKQALTGYGNADKSEVQEAVARELDLDEIPKPDDAADALAVALTASYQL is encoded by the coding sequence ATGGAAAAACGAATTTTAGGGTTAGATCCAGGACTAGCAATTTTAGGATTTGGGGCAATTAGCTGCATACAAAATCCCAAAAAGGTGCAAGAGACTACAGTAAATATGCTGGATTTTGGAGTAATTAAAACATCGGCAGATGTAGAAATGGGACTGCGCCTATGTACCTTATTCGATGATTTACACACTGTGATGGAGGAGTTTCAACCGGATTTGGTTGCGATCGAGAAACTATTCTTCTATCGTATGTCAAGTACAATCCTGGTTGCACAGGCGCGGGGTATAGTCATTTTGGTGTTGGGTCAGCGTCGTCTTCCCTATGTAGAATTTACTCCTGCTCAAATTAAACAAGCTTTAACGGGATATGGCAATGCCGATAAGTCGGAAGTGCAAGAAGCGGTGGCGCGGGAGTTGGATTTAGATGAGATTCCCAAGCCTGATGATGCTGCGGATGCTTTAGCAGTGGCTTTGACGGCTTCTTATCAGTTGTAG
- a CDS encoding gluconeogenesis factor YvcK family protein → MSIGFLRQALNALQKQSRSRTSYRVNQWFKWLSPGLSVKRWLLISVGGVLLASLGLAIWIKLTPIFWMIELVRGFLGVITNILPNYISGPLVLLGGLLLVLWGQTRTVGSITKVLRAEGGEELIDVLMAHRRLYRGPKIVVIGGGTGLSTLLRGLKTYSANITAIVTVADDGGSSGRLRQEFGVLPPGDIRNCLAALADEEKLLTELFQYRFRAGDGLTGHSFGNLFLTAMSDITGDLEQAVAASSKVLAVRGQVLPATLSDVRLWAELADGRRIDGESSIPKAGGKIVKIGCIPANPPAVPAAIKALKEADYIIIGPGSLYTSLIPNLLVPEIADAIAQTDAPRIYICNIMTQPGETEGYTVADHIRAIDAACGERRLFDAVLIHKKSPSEQSLIRYAQQNSHPVFLDREAVIQLGRRIVPANVLYEDETGFVRHNPQKLAQVLLRWYGRGHHGK, encoded by the coding sequence ATGTCAATTGGTTTTCTCAGACAAGCCCTCAACGCCCTGCAAAAGCAGTCGCGTTCTCGTACTTCCTATCGGGTTAACCAGTGGTTCAAATGGTTATCCCCTGGACTATCGGTAAAACGTTGGTTGTTGATCAGTGTTGGGGGTGTACTGCTGGCGAGTTTGGGGTTAGCTATTTGGATTAAGCTGACCCCAATTTTTTGGATGATCGAGTTGGTTAGGGGTTTCCTGGGAGTAATCACCAACATCCTACCCAACTATATTAGCGGCCCTTTGGTGCTGCTTGGCGGTTTGCTGTTAGTGCTTTGGGGGCAAACTCGCACCGTAGGCTCAATTACTAAGGTACTAAGAGCAGAAGGTGGCGAGGAACTCATTGATGTCTTGATGGCTCATCGTCGATTGTACCGAGGCCCGAAAATAGTAGTAATTGGTGGTGGTACAGGACTTTCTACGTTGTTGAGGGGACTGAAAACCTACAGCGCTAATATTACTGCGATTGTAACTGTAGCCGATGATGGTGGATCTTCTGGACGATTGCGCCAAGAATTTGGAGTCCTACCACCAGGGGATATTCGCAATTGTTTGGCTGCACTAGCAGATGAAGAAAAGTTATTAACAGAATTGTTTCAATACCGTTTTCGGGCTGGAGATGGATTAACAGGTCACAGCTTTGGCAATTTGTTTTTAACGGCAATGAGTGATATTACTGGAGATTTAGAACAAGCAGTTGCAGCCAGTTCTAAAGTGCTAGCGGTGCGGGGACAAGTACTACCAGCTACTCTCAGTGATGTTCGCCTCTGGGCAGAATTAGCCGATGGTCGTCGTATTGACGGGGAGTCTAGCATTCCCAAAGCTGGCGGTAAAATTGTCAAAATTGGCTGCATTCCAGCTAATCCTCCGGCGGTGCCAGCAGCTATTAAAGCACTTAAAGAAGCTGATTACATTATCATTGGGCCAGGTAGCCTTTATACAAGCCTGATTCCTAATTTACTAGTACCAGAAATTGCCGATGCGATCGCTCAAACAGATGCCCCCCGTATTTATATCTGCAATATAATGACTCAACCAGGAGAAACTGAAGGCTACACTGTTGCTGATCACATCAGAGCAATTGATGCTGCTTGTGGAGAAAGGCGGCTATTCGATGCTGTACTAATACACAAAAAATCGCCCTCAGAGCAATCACTCATCCGCTACGCTCAACAAAACTCCCATCCTGTTTTCCTCGATAGAGAAGCCGTAATTCAGCTAGGGCGAAGAATTGTTCCAGCTAATGTTTTGTATGAAGATGAAACGGGTTTTGTACGTCACAATCCCCAGAAACTAGCACAAGTGTTATTGCGGTGGTACGGTAGAGGCCATCACGGAAAATGA
- the tsaE gene encoding tRNA (adenosine(37)-N6)-threonylcarbamoyltransferase complex ATPase subunit type 1 TsaE yields the protein MKTFLADTEATLRLGITLGESLTPGTVILLEGDLGAGKTTLVQGIGKGLGITEPIVSPTFTLINEYTEGRLPLYHLDLYRLEPQEVAALNLEIYWEGVEVIPGIVAVEWAERLPYKPDSYLSVSLTYEHGGTRQVELIPFNCAISKVIAAI from the coding sequence ATGAAAACTTTTCTTGCAGATACAGAGGCGACGCTACGCTTAGGTATTACTCTTGGTGAATCCCTGACCCCTGGCACTGTAATTCTACTAGAAGGTGATTTAGGCGCTGGTAAAACTACCCTAGTTCAAGGCATTGGCAAAGGTTTGGGAATTACTGAACCCATTGTTAGTCCAACTTTCACGCTAATTAATGAGTACACAGAAGGACGCCTCCCCCTTTACCACCTGGATTTATATCGCTTAGAACCACAAGAAGTTGCAGCCCTGAATTTAGAAATTTACTGGGAAGGTGTTGAAGTCATACCAGGAATTGTGGCAGTTGAATGGGCGGAACGATTGCCTTACAAGCCAGATAGTTATCTAAGCGTAAGTTTGACTTATGAGCATGGAGGCACTCGTCAAGTCGAACTAATACCATTCAATTGTGCCATTAGCAAAGTCATTGCCGCGATTTAA
- a CDS encoding patatin-like phospholipase family protein, whose protein sequence is MSFKILALDGGGIRGIVAARILQQVEQEIRNQGKGNFLHEYFDLIAGTSTGSILAGGIAVGKGSDELIKLYRDRGKDIFPPDRKDRYKNFPSIVKSIIDVFSTSKYSHDGITNVLKDAYKSTRIKDIENPIILILAYDTLYRNTTFFTNCHPDLGDRWYDDCCLWEICTASASAPTFFPPYKLEPVDKQKFGDWEFPHIDGGISANNPALAALSLVMRISQSSVSPIIKQKYKLDNLRLEDISILSIGTGQTGEPYQYNQISKWRGLDWVKNLTNIFMEPTSEIDSTICRQIMGGYDSKRYLRLQFDLNETFKPKPKETYKDPRIVLPPEDRKNRFTGEKVSEEIDNTNSEILQQLIDTTSAFIDQGLTYYTRDDSGSPIKKAIASFIRDN, encoded by the coding sequence ATGTCCTTCAAAATTTTGGCTTTAGACGGTGGCGGTATTCGTGGAATCGTTGCAGCACGAATACTTCAACAAGTAGAACAAGAAATTAGAAATCAGGGGAAAGGAAACTTCTTACACGAATACTTTGACCTGATTGCTGGCACTTCTACCGGTTCAATATTAGCCGGAGGGATTGCTGTCGGAAAGGGGAGTGATGAGCTAATTAAACTTTATAGAGATCGGGGTAAAGATATATTCCCACCAGATAGAAAAGATCGCTACAAAAACTTTCCATCCATCGTCAAATCAATTATTGATGTATTTTCCACATCTAAATATTCTCATGATGGAATTACTAACGTCCTCAAAGATGCCTATAAATCCACAAGAATAAAGGATATTGAAAACCCCATTATTTTGATTCTTGCTTACGATACGTTATATCGGAACACAACCTTTTTTACAAATTGTCATCCCGATTTAGGAGATAGATGGTACGATGACTGTTGTTTATGGGAAATATGTACCGCTTCTGCCTCAGCGCCCACTTTTTTTCCCCCATATAAATTAGAGCCTGTAGATAAACAAAAATTTGGTGATTGGGAATTCCCACATATTGATGGAGGAATTTCTGCTAATAACCCGGCTCTCGCAGCTTTAAGTCTAGTTATGAGAATTAGTCAGTCTTCAGTCTCTCCAATAATTAAGCAAAAATATAAGCTAGATAATCTGCGATTGGAAGATATTTCTATCCTTTCTATTGGTACAGGTCAAACTGGTGAACCATATCAATATAACCAAATAAGCAAATGGAGAGGCTTAGACTGGGTAAAAAATCTGACTAACATCTTTATGGAACCTACATCTGAGATTGATAGTACGATTTGCCGACAAATCATGGGTGGATATGATTCTAAACGTTATTTACGTCTTCAGTTTGACTTAAATGAGACATTTAAACCCAAGCCAAAAGAGACTTATAAAGATCCTCGCATTGTATTACCTCCAGAAGATCGAAAAAATCGATTTACAGGGGAAAAAGTCAGTGAAGAAATAGATAACACTAATTCCGAAATTCTTCAGCAGTTAATAGATACTACCTCTGCATTTATTGATCAAGGTCTTACGTACTATACCAGAGACGATTCCGGTTCTCCGATCAAAAAAGCGATTGCCTCTTTTATTAGAGATAACTAG
- a CDS encoding dihydroorotase, whose product MSSPKSLLIRRARIILPNGELMIGDVLTRDRQIVEVAPEISEIPLATEVDAEGLTLLPGVIDPQVHFREPGLEYKEDLFTASCACAKGGVTSFLEMPNTRPLTTTQQALDDKLERASQKCLVNYGFFVGATAENLPDLLLAKPTPGIKIFMGSMHGQLLVDGETALSAIFAKGDRLIAVHAEDQARINQRRQEFANIHDPAIHSQIQDNQAALLATQLALKLSQKYQRRLHILHMSTAEEAELLRQQKPSWVTAEVTPQHLLLNTSAYQQIGTLAQMNPPLRSPHDNEVLWQALRDGVIDFIATDHAPHTLEEKAQEYPNSPSGMPGVETSLALMLTAAMEGKCTVAQVVNWMSKNVAVAYGIPNKGAIAPGYDADLVLVDLNTYRPVQREELLTKCRWSPFEGWNLTGWAKTTIVGGEIVYDKGQVNTQVRGQALTFL is encoded by the coding sequence ATGTCATCTCCAAAAAGTTTACTGATTCGCCGCGCTCGCATCATCTTACCCAATGGTGAACTGATGATTGGGGATGTGTTGACGCGCGATCGCCAAATAGTCGAAGTTGCGCCAGAAATCTCCGAAATACCACTAGCCACTGAAGTTGACGCAGAAGGGTTAACTTTGTTGCCAGGAGTTATTGATCCGCAGGTGCATTTCCGGGAACCTGGACTAGAATACAAGGAAGATTTATTCACCGCCAGTTGTGCTTGTGCTAAAGGGGGAGTCACTTCCTTTTTGGAAATGCCCAATACACGTCCCCTGACAACGACACAGCAGGCTTTAGATGACAAGCTAGAACGTGCCTCACAAAAGTGCTTGGTTAATTATGGCTTTTTTGTTGGCGCAACAGCAGAGAATCTACCAGATTTGCTTTTAGCAAAACCAACACCAGGAATTAAGATTTTCATGGGGTCGATGCATGGTCAATTGCTAGTTGATGGTGAAACAGCACTCTCTGCGATATTTGCTAAAGGCGATCGCTTGATTGCGGTTCATGCCGAAGACCAAGCTAGAATTAACCAGCGCCGCCAAGAATTTGCCAACATTCACGATCCAGCCATTCACTCCCAAATTCAAGATAATCAAGCGGCTTTGTTGGCAACTCAATTAGCATTAAAACTTTCTCAAAAATATCAACGTCGGTTGCATATTCTGCACATGTCAACTGCCGAAGAAGCAGAGTTACTGCGTCAGCAAAAACCTAGTTGGGTAACAGCAGAGGTAACGCCACAGCATTTGTTGTTGAATACCAGTGCATATCAGCAGATTGGTACCTTAGCACAGATGAATCCACCTTTGCGATCGCCCCACGATAACGAAGTTCTCTGGCAAGCTTTGCGCGATGGCGTGATTGATTTCATCGCTACAGATCACGCCCCCCACACCTTAGAAGAAAAAGCTCAAGAATATCCCAACAGTCCTTCGGGAATGCCTGGGGTAGAAACTTCCCTCGCGTTGATGTTAACTGCGGCGATGGAGGGTAAGTGTACTGTTGCTCAAGTTGTGAACTGGATGTCTAAGAATGTGGCTGTAGCTTATGGTATTCCCAATAAAGGAGCGATCGCACCTGGTTACGACGCCGATTTAGTGCTTGTAGATTTAAACACATACCGACCAGTCCAGCGTGAAGAACTTTTAACCAAATGCCGTTGGAGTCCCTTTGAAGGCTGGAACCTCACTGGCTGGGCTAAAACCACCATAGTCGGCGGTGAGATTGTTTATGACAAAGGCCAGGTAAATACGCAAGTGCGGGGTCAAGCTTTAACTTTCTTGTAG
- the lepB gene encoding signal peptidase I, translated as MQNQVSDNNSSQQPDNSWIAELGRTIVLSIVLALGIRTFVAEARWIPSGSMEPTLHGTPNQWEADKIIVDKLKYKFADPQRGDIVVFSPTAELQKEQYHDAFIKRIIALPGEKIQLRNGKVYINDKPLPEANYLSSGQSTVIDVCQSGPQPPFLAKPQTIPADSYLVLGDNRNSSYDSRCWGVVPRQNIIGRAVVRFWPLNHVGGIDKSPVYP; from the coding sequence ATGCAAAATCAAGTGTCTGATAACAACTCTAGTCAACAACCCGATAATTCCTGGATCGCAGAGCTAGGTAGAACAATTGTCTTGAGCATTGTTCTAGCTCTGGGAATTCGTACCTTTGTTGCGGAAGCACGCTGGATTCCTTCTGGATCGATGGAACCAACTCTGCATGGTACGCCAAACCAGTGGGAGGCAGACAAAATCATTGTCGATAAGTTGAAGTATAAATTTGCTGACCCACAACGGGGAGATATCGTAGTATTTTCACCTACGGCAGAACTCCAAAAAGAACAATATCACGATGCTTTTATTAAACGCATAATCGCCTTACCTGGAGAAAAAATCCAACTTAGGAATGGCAAAGTCTATATCAACGACAAACCCCTCCCAGAAGCAAATTACCTCAGTTCTGGCCAAAGCACAGTCATTGATGTTTGCCAATCAGGGCCGCAGCCACCTTTTTTAGCAAAACCCCAAACCATACCAGCAGATTCATATTTAGTACTAGGTGATAATCGTAACAGTAGTTACGATAGCCGCTGCTGGGGTGTTGTCCCCCGCCAGAATATTATTGGACGTGCTGTAGTTCGCTTCTGGCCTTTAAATCATGTTGGCGGAATCGATAAATCGCCAGTATATCCATAA
- a CDS encoding MOSC domain-containing protein codes for MTPYLAKILLYPVKSLDGVEVENARVLASGALHHDREFAIFDEQDRFVNGKRHAKIHLLRAQFTLLNRTISLQIPGGDSQQIFHLDEERQALEATLSDFFEFAVTLRQNSLMGFPDDTHSLGPTVISTATLAEVASWFPDLSVDEMRRRMRANIEIGGVPAFWEDQLFGEQGNFVSFRVGDVHFLGVNPCQRCIVPTRDSYLGEAYPNFQKIFATQRQATLPNWVASSPFNHFYRLSVNTQLPPSSTGKILQIGNEIDILP; via the coding sequence GTGACGCCTTACCTAGCAAAGATTTTACTGTATCCAGTTAAGTCACTGGATGGTGTTGAAGTTGAGAACGCTAGAGTTCTTGCCAGTGGCGCACTACATCATGACCGCGAGTTTGCCATTTTTGACGAACAGGATAGATTTGTCAATGGCAAGCGTCATGCTAAAATCCATTTACTAAGAGCGCAATTTACACTTTTAAATAGAACTATCTCGTTGCAAATCCCAGGCGGCGACTCACAACAAATTTTTCACCTGGATGAGGAACGGCAAGCATTAGAAGCAACTTTGAGTGATTTTTTTGAGTTTGCTGTCACATTGAGACAAAACTCTCTGATGGGTTTTCCTGACGATACACACTCATTAGGCCCAACGGTAATTAGTACAGCAACCTTGGCAGAAGTAGCTTCTTGGTTTCCCGATTTAAGTGTAGATGAAATGCGCCGTCGAATGCGTGCCAATATTGAGATTGGTGGTGTACCAGCATTTTGGGAAGATCAGCTATTTGGTGAACAAGGTAATTTCGTCTCCTTTCGAGTGGGAGATGTTCACTTTCTTGGGGTTAACCCATGTCAGCGTTGTATAGTCCCAACACGCGATTCTTACTTAGGAGAAGCTTACCCAAACTTTCAAAAAATCTTCGCAACCCAGCGACAAGCAACTCTGCCAAATTGGGTTGCTTCATCGCCTTTTAATCATTTTTACAGATTGAGTGTCAATACCCAATTACCCCCATCCTCAACTGGAAAAATTTTACAAATCGGCAATGAGATTGACATACTTCCATAA
- a CDS encoding ATP-binding protein codes for MLSKLQPVKSINRLVGKVYAKMPLRYVLIVPFILQIFGAVGLVGYLSYQNGQKAVKELATQLENEICDRIEQHLDSYLTTPKQINQINLDAVELGLLNLSDFETTGKYFWKQMQVFNVGYNSFANTKGEFIGVERLDNGNLLINEVSEKYGIGKLYVYTTDNQGNRRHFQEVKNYDPRVEAWYADAVKSGKPVWSKIYQWEDKPEILSISSSYPVYDKNRKFVGVISVDFLLSQISKFLANLKIKESGKTFILERSGLIVASSTNEPPYTIINGKGKRRAALDSQNYLIRLTTQSLIKRFGSLESVVEKQQLSFTADGMHYFVQVKSWKDELGLDWLIVAVIPEGEFMEQINANTRITILLCILAFVVATRIGILTARWVIKPILQLNISAKKIAKGEWEQIPEIQRSDELGELAKSFETMAKQLQASFSTLEAKNAQMQVLNEALSQSQSRLTQFLEAMPVGVFIIDAEGEPYYTNQIGQQILGQGAIAEVSAEKLSEVYQAYLVGTDQLYPSDRMPVLRALLGESTRVDDIEIRCCDKIIPIEVLGKPIYDELGNLVFAIATFFDITQRKQTEKLLAEYNRTLEAQVKKRTEEFQQVIEQLQTTQEELIQSQEIAAQEQQAAVREAARSAAANLAKSEFLANMSHELRTPLNAILGFTQVMSRDYSLSGEHQENLAIINRAGEHLLNLINDILEMSKIEAGRITLNRSSFDLIHLLKNLEELFHLRAASKNLELQFEYTQDIPKYIETDENKLCQVLINLLGNAIKFTDMGTVILRVKLGAGDWGLGSREQGAERKEERGNFSLSPLPPTPCPSASCAQSLIFEVQDTGCGITPQEIDLLFEAFEQTEIGKKSQQGTGLGLAISRKYVQLMGGDITVSSMPGIGSTFAFDIQIALTCPREIPTNHIKSRILALASTEKAYRILVVDDSKESRLLLVKILTSLGFEVKEATNGSEAIANWESWQPHLIFMDMRMPVMDGYEATRIIKAKQIGHGPANKLRKFPKLKQLASSGSQGLAGGLTDSGDCEILQVVRKASHTEEATGVMGNDASGISNLRSWTPTALASPCDFSGGMQGFSNTDTIIIALTASAFEEERQKILSIGCDDFIRKPFTQEVLLEKLSQHLGVKYTNQIETTNTAVVEQPTQMFVSVAELLSHLSQMPPEWLQQIHYAAASCSDELILELLKQIPSDNGQVFQVLKDLANNYQFEKIMELTRTNVE; via the coding sequence ATGTTATCCAAACTTCAGCCAGTCAAATCTATTAATCGCTTAGTTGGCAAAGTTTATGCCAAGATGCCTCTGAGGTATGTTCTGATTGTGCCCTTTATATTGCAAATTTTTGGGGCGGTAGGACTTGTGGGCTATCTTTCGTATCAAAACGGTCAAAAAGCGGTAAAAGAGCTTGCTACTCAATTAGAAAATGAAATCTGCGATCGCATTGAACAACATCTTGATAGTTATTTAACAACTCCAAAGCAAATAAATCAAATTAACTTAGATGCGGTTGAGCTAGGTTTGCTCAACCTTTCTGATTTTGAAACCACCGGAAAATACTTTTGGAAACAAATGCAGGTTTTCAATGTTGGCTATAACAGCTTTGCCAATACCAAAGGTGAATTTATCGGTGTTGAACGTCTAGATAATGGCAATCTCTTAATTAATGAAGTTAGCGAAAAGTATGGTATCGGTAAACTTTATGTTTACACTACAGATAACCAAGGAAATCGCCGTCATTTTCAGGAAGTCAAAAATTACGACCCTCGTGTAGAAGCTTGGTATGCAGATGCAGTCAAGAGTGGCAAACCCGTCTGGAGTAAAATTTATCAATGGGAAGATAAACCAGAAATTTTATCTATATCTTCCAGCTATCCCGTTTATGATAAAAATCGCAAATTTGTTGGAGTAATCAGTGTTGATTTCCTGTTGTCACAAATCAGCAAGTTTTTAGCCAACTTAAAGATCAAAGAGTCAGGTAAAACTTTTATTTTAGAGCGTTCTGGGTTAATAGTGGCTTCTTCTACAAACGAGCCACCATATACCATTATTAATGGTAAAGGAAAACGTCGAGCAGCATTAGATAGTCAAAATTATTTAATTAGACTTACAACACAGTCTTTGATCAAACGCTTTGGTAGTCTTGAGTCTGTTGTGGAAAAGCAACAGCTAAGTTTTACCGCCGATGGTATGCATTATTTTGTGCAGGTAAAAAGCTGGAAGGATGAACTGGGTTTAGATTGGCTAATCGTGGCGGTGATTCCTGAAGGCGAATTTATGGAACAAATTAACGCCAACACCCGAATCACTATTTTGCTGTGCATACTTGCTTTTGTAGTAGCTACAAGAATTGGAATTTTGACTGCTCGCTGGGTGATTAAACCGATTTTACAATTGAACATATCGGCGAAGAAAATTGCTAAAGGTGAATGGGAGCAAATACCAGAAATTCAGCGTTCCGATGAACTTGGGGAACTAGCCAAGTCATTTGAAACTATGGCAAAGCAGCTCCAAGCATCCTTTAGTACTTTGGAAGCCAAGAATGCCCAAATGCAAGTTTTAAATGAGGCGTTATCTCAAAGTCAGAGTCGGCTGACTCAGTTTTTAGAAGCCATGCCAGTCGGTGTATTTATTATAGATGCTGAAGGGGAACCTTATTATACAAATCAAATTGGGCAGCAAATTCTTGGTCAAGGAGCGATCGCAGAAGTTAGTGCCGAAAAATTATCAGAGGTATATCAAGCTTACCTTGTCGGGACAGATCAACTTTATCCCAGCGATCGTATGCCCGTTTTGAGAGCATTACTTGGGGAAAGCACCAGGGTTGATGATATAGAAATTCGCTGTTGTGACAAGATTATTCCCATTGAAGTTTTGGGAAAACCCATCTATGATGAATTGGGAAATCTGGTTTTTGCGATCGCTACATTTTTTGATATCACCCAACGCAAACAAACAGAAAAGTTATTAGCAGAATACAATCGCACCTTAGAAGCTCAAGTAAAAAAACGTACTGAAGAGTTTCAGCAAGTTATTGAGCAACTGCAAACTACCCAAGAAGAACTGATTCAATCGCAAGAAATAGCTGCACAGGAACAACAAGCAGCCGTTCGGGAAGCGGCTCGAAGCGCTGCTGCAAACCTTGCCAAAAGCGAATTCCTGGCTAACATGAGCCACGAACTGCGTACTCCACTCAACGCCATTCTTGGTTTTACCCAAGTCATGAGCCGAGATTATTCGCTATCTGGCGAACATCAAGAAAACTTGGCAATTATTAATCGTGCTGGCGAACACCTCCTCAACTTAATTAACGACATCCTAGAAATGTCCAAAATCGAAGCTGGCAGAATCACATTAAATCGCAGCAGCTTTGACTTAATTCATCTGTTGAAGAACTTAGAAGAGTTGTTTCACTTGCGTGCTGCATCTAAAAATTTAGAATTACAGTTTGAATATACACAAGATATTCCTAAGTACATAGAAACAGACGAAAATAAACTGTGTCAAGTCTTGATCAACCTCTTGGGAAATGCCATCAAATTTACTGATATGGGGACGGTGATACTACGGGTGAAACTGGGGGCTGGGGACTGGGGATTGGGGAGCAGGGAGCAGGGAGCAGAGAGGAAAGAGGAAAGAGGAAATTTTTCATTATCTCCCTTGCCCCCTACTCCCTGCCCCTCTGCCTCTTGTGCCCAATCCCTAATCTTCGAGGTACAAGACACTGGGTGTGGTATTACCCCACAAGAAATTGACTTGCTGTTTGAGGCTTTTGAGCAAACCGAAATCGGCAAAAAATCACAGCAAGGGACAGGACTGGGTTTAGCAATTAGCCGCAAATACGTGCAACTGATGGGAGGAGATATTACTGTCAGCAGTATGCCTGGTATCGGTAGTACATTTGCCTTTGATATTCAGATTGCTCTAACTTGCCCTAGAGAAATTCCGACAAACCACATTAAATCGAGAATTCTAGCTTTAGCATCTACTGAAAAAGCATACCGGATATTAGTAGTTGACGACTCCAAAGAAAGCCGTCTGTTGCTAGTTAAAATTCTCACATCTTTGGGCTTTGAAGTTAAAGAAGCTACAAATGGGAGTGAAGCGATCGCTAATTGGGAATCTTGGCAACCACACTTGATTTTTATGGATATGCGAATGCCGGTCATGGACGGTTACGAAGCGACAAGAATAATTAAAGCTAAACAAATAGGGCATGGGCCAGCCAATAAGTTGCGGAAGTTCCCAAAATTGAAACAACTGGCGTCATCGGGGAGCCAGGGACTTGCGGGAGGATTAACTGATTCAGGCGACTGCGAGATTCTTCAAGTTGTACGCAAAGCGTCTCACACAGAAGAAGCTACTGGTGTTATGGGAAATGATGCTTCTGGTATATCCAATTTGCGATCGTGGACGCCAACAGCCTTGGCTTCCCCTTGCGACTTCTCTGGAGGAATGCAGGGTTTCTCCAATACAGATACGATTATTATTGCCCTAACTGCTAGCGCCTTTGAGGAAGAACGCCAGAAAATTTTGTCCATTGGTTGCGATGATTTTATTCGCAAGCCATTCACACAGGAAGTATTATTGGAAAAACTGAGCCAACATCTGGGTGTAAAGTATACCAACCAAATAGAAACTACAAACACAGCAGTTGTCGAGCAACCTACACAGATGTTTGTTAGTGTTGCCGAACTCCTGAGCCATTTATCACAAATGCCACCTGAGTGGCTTCAACAAATCCATTATGCCGCAGCCAGCTGTAGCGATGAACTGATTTTAGAGTTACTCAAGCAAATTCCATCAGATAATGGTCAAGTTTTCCAAGTTCTTAAGGATTTAGCAAATAACTACCAGTTTGAGAAAATCATGGAATTGACTAGAACAAACGTAGAATGA